The Comamonas endophytica sequence AGCTCGGCGTTTGGAGGTTAACATCCGCGCAGAATGACGAAGCGACCCCGCAAGGCCAGACGCAGACGCTCTTTCAAGAGCGAGGTGTTTTCCAAGATCAATGGCCTCCTGCGGATGCGCCGGTTCTGGTTCGGCTTGACCTCCTCGGCGGCCGTGGGCCACCAGGTGTCGGGTTGCACACTGGGCTCGGGTCTTTATGACTCGATGCTGGCCAAGTTCAGCGGCACGGTGGCGGCTCCGCTGCTGGCCTCGGTGCTGGCCACCCTCACCCCGCTGGCCGATGGGCTCACGCGCTATGTGCTGCATGACCTGCTCGGGCTGCCGGTCGGCACGTCTGGCAGCGCCAGCTCCTCGGTGGCCGGCACGCCCAGCAGCAGCGCCACGCAGTTCTCGCAATGCCGCCAGCATTTTCCCGCGGGCCAGCCGCCCATGGTGCCGGACTCGTCCAATCTGCGCGAGCTGTGCTACAGCGCCTTCGCGGTGCTGCACAGCGGCAGCCACAAGACCCCGGTGTTCGTCGCCGAGCGGCTGAACCGCGCAACCATCGCGCAGGCCAAGGGGCGCCAGCGCACCGACAGGTTCTTTGCCGACGCGCGCCTGCCGCGCGCCGAGCGTGCCGAACTGGCCGACTACCAGGGCTCGGGCTACTCGCGCGGCCACATGGCGCCGGCCGGCGACATGGCCAGCGCCGAAGCCATGGCACAGAGCTTCAGCCTGGCCAACATGGTGCCGCAGAACCAGGCGCACAATGCCGGGCCCTGGAGCCAGATCGAGCAGGACACGCGCAGCTACGCGCAGCGCGCGCAGGGCGATGTCTATGTGTTCACCGGGCCGGTGTATTCCGGGCCGATCAAGACCATCGGACCGAACAAGGTGCAGGTGCCCAGCCATCTGTTCAAGCTGGTCTACGACGCGAGCACGGGCAGGAGCTGGGCGCATTGGCAGGCGAATGCGGCGGGGACAAGGATGAGCGCGCCGATCAGCTATGAGGAGCTGGTGCGCAGGAGTGGGATTCGGTTCTTGCCGGGGTGAACAAACAGCTGTTGATCTTTAGGCCCTGCCCTCGCCGCTCATCCTTCGATCCTTCGACGGAGCCGCCCGGGTAAGCTCAGGATCAGGACAAACGGGATTCAACCGTTCGCCCTGAGCCTGTCGAAGGGTGAAGGGCCTGCGCGAAAAATCCAGCAGGGCTTTTCAAAGCAAATTGACCCAAACTCGTGGATAGGCCGCTCATCCTTCGACAGGCTCAGGACGAACGGTTATTGAAGCTCAGGACGAACGGAGTGGAAGGCGCCATACCGCGTTCAATTCAACCGCGCCTTGATCAGCGGCCGCAGCAGATAGTTCAGCACCGAGCGCTTGCCGCTGAGCACATCGACTTCCGCCACCATGCCGGGCTTGATCGGCAGCTTCTCCGCGCCCTTTTGCAGGTGGCTGCTCTCGGTGCGCACCAATATCTTGTAGAAGGCTTCCTTGCCGCGCGGCGTGTCTTCCTGGATGGTGTCGGGGCTGATCTGCTCCAGGCGCCCGGAGAGGTCGCCATACACCGTGTAGTCATAGGCAGTGATCTTCACGCGCGCCGGCATGCCGGGCACCAGGAAGGCCACGTCCTTTGGTTTGACCTTGGCCTCGACCAGCAGCTGCTCGTCGCTGGGAATGACCTCCATGATCGCCTCGCCGGGCTGGATCACGCCGCCGCGCGTGGTGATCAGGATGGCGTTGACGCTGCCCTTCACCGGCGAGACCAGGTCGGTGCGGCGCAGTTGGTCGGCCTTTTGCAAGGAGGTCTGCTGCAGCGCGTTGAGCTCGGCTTTCTTGGTCGACAGCTCGCTGTAGGCCTGCTGGAAATACTCGTTGCCCAGCTCCAGCAGCCGGCCCTCGAGCCCGGCCGCCTCGCGCCGCAGGCGCAGCAGTTCCATCTCGCTGACCGAGCGCGTGGCCACCAGTGGCTCGATCACGGCCAGCTGCTGGCGCGCCAGGCGCAGCTCGTTTTGCAGCGAGGCCTGCGCCGCCTTGAACTTCTCGCGCTTGGCCTTGAACAGCGCCTGCTCCGAGGCCATCGCGCGGCTGTCGGCGGGCAGGTCCGCGGGCACCGCGATGCGCTCGCGGTTGAGCGTTTCCGCCTCGAGCCGCGCCACCGTGGCGCTCAGCGCCTCGATGTGGCTCTGGCTTTCGAGGTAGGCGGAGCGAAAGCGCGTGTTGTCGATCTCCGCCAGCATCTGCCCGGCCTCGACCTCCTGGCCTTCCTTGACATGCAGCTGCTTGAGGAT is a genomic window containing:
- a CDS encoding DNA/RNA non-specific endonuclease produces the protein MTKRPRKARRRRSFKSEVFSKINGLLRMRRFWFGLTSSAAVGHQVSGCTLGSGLYDSMLAKFSGTVAAPLLASVLATLTPLADGLTRYVLHDLLGLPVGTSGSASSSVAGTPSSSATQFSQCRQHFPAGQPPMVPDSSNLRELCYSAFAVLHSGSHKTPVFVAERLNRATIAQAKGRQRTDRFFADARLPRAERAELADYQGSGYSRGHMAPAGDMASAEAMAQSFSLANMVPQNQAHNAGPWSQIEQDTRSYAQRAQGDVYVFTGPVYSGPIKTIGPNKVQVPSHLFKLVYDASTGRSWAHWQANAAGTRMSAPISYEELVRRSGIRFLPG
- a CDS encoding HlyD family efflux transporter periplasmic adaptor subunit — its product is MSRRKKEEGALLRSLRDPALSMEHPKARGVFWVSVLCITAFIAWAALAELDEVTRGDGRVIPFSRVQKIQSLEGGILKQLHVKEGQEVEAGQMLAEIDNTRFRSAYLESQSHIEALSATVARLEAETLNRERIAVPADLPADSRAMASEQALFKAKREKFKAAQASLQNELRLARQQLAVIEPLVATRSVSEMELLRLRREAAGLEGRLLELGNEYFQQAYSELSTKKAELNALQQTSLQKADQLRRTDLVSPVKGSVNAILITTRGGVIQPGEAIMEVIPSDEQLLVEAKVKPKDVAFLVPGMPARVKITAYDYTVYGDLSGRLEQISPDTIQEDTPRGKEAFYKILVRTESSHLQKGAEKLPIKPGMVAEVDVLSGKRSVLNYLLRPLIKARLN